In a single window of the Tellurirhabdus bombi genome:
- a CDS encoding endonuclease/exonuclease/phosphatase family protein, which yields MNFKQLIIALGEFLKLSSSILIKYSQLVLRKYRQFPYSYSALIYLFITVAFSYHPVFSHWVTGFVMMSLPVATVVGFVACIYLFYKKQKVIATAGIVWVLFTLPVAKRIFGTGNGTADLITAPALKVLSFNSECFENPTHDVNFADLKADIACFQEYSPNKEIENQYTDKLAKLSCFDADREIGLALFSRYPIVNQYGRIWARDNGPDINGFLCADIAYGLDTVRVVNVHLWSMGVRINQAIDALKDEDFNLFTFEILDTFKRLKEGFEKRDEQVKEVESYVAGSRYPVIICGDFNEIPFSYSYGKLSLSFRNAFEEAGEGLGFTLNRHPYCARIDQQFFSADWQVKSCQTMPSITFSDHYPLVAQYILKKPLSMRPQLAVKK from the coding sequence ATGAACTTTAAACAACTAATTATAGCTCTAGGGGAGTTTTTAAAGCTTTCAAGCAGTATATTAATTAAATACAGCCAATTAGTCCTTCGTAAATACCGTCAGTTTCCATACTCTTATTCTGCCCTTATTTATTTATTTATTACGGTAGCGTTCTCTTACCATCCCGTTTTTAGTCATTGGGTAACGGGCTTTGTGATGATGAGTTTACCAGTAGCGACAGTAGTAGGCTTTGTAGCTTGTATATACCTATTTTATAAAAAGCAAAAGGTTATTGCTACAGCGGGAATTGTTTGGGTGCTATTTACTTTACCTGTCGCAAAACGAATATTTGGAACCGGTAATGGAACTGCTGATTTGATTACAGCGCCCGCCTTAAAAGTATTAAGTTTTAATAGTGAATGTTTTGAAAACCCTACTCACGATGTAAATTTTGCTGATTTAAAAGCTGACATCGCCTGCTTTCAAGAATACTCCCCTAACAAAGAAATTGAAAATCAATACACTGATAAGCTAGCTAAATTATCCTGCTTTGACGCAGATAGAGAAATTGGCTTAGCCCTTTTTTCTCGTTATCCAATTGTTAATCAATATGGGCGCATCTGGGCTCGTGATAACGGACCCGATATTAATGGCTTTTTGTGCGCTGATATTGCCTATGGTCTAGATACTGTTCGGGTTGTTAATGTTCATTTGTGGTCTATGGGCGTACGCATTAACCAAGCGATTGATGCCTTGAAAGATGAAGATTTCAATCTTTTTACCTTTGAAATACTTGATACGTTCAAACGCTTGAAAGAAGGCTTTGAGAAGCGGGACGAACAAGTTAAAGAAGTAGAATCATATGTAGCTGGGAGTCGATATCCCGTGATTATCTGTGGCGATTTCAACGAAATTCCTTTTAGCTACTCGTACGGCAAACTCAGTCTGAGTTTCCGAAATGCGTTCGAAGAGGCGGGTGAAGGGCTTGGTTTTACGCTTAATCGCCACCCCTATTGTGCCCGTATTGACCAGCAATTTTTTAGTGCTGACTGGCAGGTAAAATCATGCCAGACCATGCCGAGCATTACTTTCTCTGATCATTATCCGCTGGTAGCGCAGTATATTTTGAAAAAGCCACTTAGCATGCGCCCTCAGTTAGCGGTAAAAAAATAG
- a CDS encoding PAS domain-containing sensor histidine kinase yields MKDSLDAISLLAIFEKSANSLVIKADPPRFTILAVSDKYLEISRTKREDIIGKGVFEVFPDNESDPSGALSAYKAFMSVIETKKQVDLPVYKYDILVPETGLLTPFYWSNTNVPILGGDGQVAFILNTTADITDKVLLQQKEELGRKELARYQQRLNELFTQAPVAVATLIGPEHVVEVANERILEIWGKKSEDVLNKPIFEGLHEAKGQGLEELLTRVYHTGQRFVAYDRPITLPRNGQLEERYVDFLYEPLREAGGTVTGISVVAIDVTDQVHARKKIEESQERLNLILEASGLGNWDFDIVHKRSTRSLRHDQIFGYESLQPNWIHTDSFNQIYLPDQPRARQEFERAFKTGSLQLEVRIVWPDQTLHWIKIYGKIFFDQQQNPIRIVGTVADIDLEKKQAEHLEEQVTQRTLELSQAVQNLQRSNTNLEQFAYVASHDLQEPLRKIQSFSNILESQYTAELSADVVSLIKRMASAAERMSGLIRDLLTYSRLTTHQQAFVPISLGALIHQVLENLEVQIYHEKAHMQIDDLPTLNGDVLQLSQLFQNLISNAIKFHLPDVVPQIHIGYRLVSATELPQNLKPASQATSFHQISVADNGIGFDEKYLDRIFEIFQRLHGRSNFSGTGIGLAICQKVVINHGGAITASSQPGKGATFVVYLPA; encoded by the coding sequence ATGAAAGATTCGCTTGACGCCATTTCGCTGCTGGCTATTTTTGAAAAATCGGCCAATTCTTTAGTGATTAAGGCGGACCCGCCCCGTTTTACGATCTTAGCCGTGAGCGATAAATACCTTGAAATTTCGCGGACTAAACGGGAGGATATTATCGGTAAAGGCGTATTTGAAGTTTTCCCTGACAACGAAAGTGACCCAAGTGGTGCATTGAGTGCCTATAAGGCATTCATGAGCGTTATTGAGACAAAAAAACAAGTCGATTTACCCGTTTATAAGTACGATATTCTGGTGCCTGAAACTGGCCTGTTAACGCCGTTTTACTGGTCAAACACCAATGTGCCTATTTTAGGTGGTGATGGACAGGTCGCTTTTATTCTGAACACGACAGCGGATATTACGGATAAAGTCCTGCTTCAGCAGAAAGAGGAGTTGGGTAGAAAGGAACTTGCGCGCTATCAGCAGCGTCTTAATGAACTATTTACCCAAGCGCCCGTTGCTGTTGCTACTTTGATAGGCCCTGAACACGTTGTTGAAGTTGCCAATGAACGCATCCTTGAAATTTGGGGTAAGAAGTCCGAGGATGTGCTGAATAAGCCAATTTTCGAAGGGCTACACGAAGCGAAAGGGCAGGGGCTGGAAGAGTTGTTGACCCGTGTGTATCATACGGGTCAACGATTCGTGGCCTATGACCGGCCCATTACCTTACCACGTAACGGACAGTTAGAGGAAAGGTACGTCGACTTTTTGTATGAACCCCTTCGGGAAGCAGGCGGAACAGTTACGGGCATCAGTGTGGTTGCGATTGATGTTACCGATCAAGTGCATGCCCGGAAGAAAATCGAAGAAAGCCAGGAGCGCCTTAATCTTATTTTAGAAGCGTCTGGCCTGGGGAACTGGGATTTTGATATAGTTCACAAGCGCAGTACGCGTTCGCTGCGTCATGATCAGATTTTTGGCTACGAAAGCCTTCAGCCGAATTGGATACATACAGACTCATTTAACCAGATCTATCTGCCGGATCAGCCAAGAGCCCGTCAGGAATTTGAAAGAGCCTTTAAAACAGGTTCCTTACAGCTGGAAGTGCGAATTGTCTGGCCGGATCAAACGCTACACTGGATCAAAATTTACGGTAAAATCTTCTTTGACCAGCAGCAGAACCCAATCCGGATTGTCGGCACCGTGGCTGATATTGATTTAGAGAAAAAGCAGGCAGAACACCTGGAAGAGCAGGTTACCCAGCGTACCCTTGAGTTGAGTCAGGCCGTTCAGAACCTGCAACGCTCCAACACAAACCTGGAGCAATTCGCCTACGTAGCTTCCCATGACTTGCAGGAACCGCTGCGTAAAATTCAGTCTTTCAGTAATATTCTAGAAAGCCAATACACGGCTGAGTTGAGCGCAGACGTGGTGAGTTTGATCAAGCGGATGGCTTCGGCAGCAGAGCGAATGTCAGGTCTGATACGGGATCTGCTAACCTATTCCCGACTCACGACCCATCAACAGGCTTTTGTGCCTATTTCTTTGGGAGCATTGATCCATCAAGTGCTGGAAAATCTGGAAGTGCAGATTTATCACGAAAAGGCGCATATGCAGATCGACGATTTGCCCACACTTAACGGGGATGTTTTGCAGTTGAGTCAGCTCTTTCAGAATCTAATTTCCAACGCCATTAAGTTTCACCTTCCTGATGTCGTGCCTCAAATACACATTGGCTACCGTTTGGTTTCGGCTACTGAACTGCCGCAGAACCTAAAACCAGCCAGTCAGGCAACGAGCTTTCATCAAATTAGCGTTGCTGATAACGGTATTGGCTTTGATGAAAAGTATCTGGACCGAATTTTTGAGATTTTTCAACGATTGCACGGACGTTCTAATTTCTCTGGAACGGGTATTGGATTGGCAATCTGTCAAAAAGTGGTTATTAATCACGGTGGAGCCATCACGGCAAGCAGCCAACCGGGAAAAGGAGCGACATTTGTTGTGTATCTGCCCGCATAA
- a CDS encoding PQQ-dependent sugar dehydrogenase, with translation MRTILMFISGVTFTLAACGQTSSEKTNALKGDGAPVETKKPNSDYKSAFPGQTRVAGVKTSTAYEGKVLTSDLKSPWGLTSLPDGRLIITEKKGTMRIATAAGKLSEPITGIPAVNSDGQGGLLGIRVDPAFEQNRMIYWVFSEALPEGNLTAVAKGKLSADEKKIEGATVIYQATPAYKGTLHYGGRILFDKAGNLVISTGERSDKVTRPQAQELNSSLGKVIRITKEGKPVAGNPFEGKANAKPELYSYGHRNVQGLAFHPVTGDLWEHEFGPRGGDELNRIEPGKNYGWPTITYGIEYSGDKVGTAIQQKEGLEQPVYYWDPVVSPSGMTFYSGDRIPEWKNNLFIGGLSGMHIVRLVIENNKVVGEERLLADQYQRFRDVTQGKDGALYAITDQGRLYRIDKK, from the coding sequence ATGAGAACTATTTTAATGTTTATTTCCGGAGTAACGTTTACTCTGGCTGCCTGCGGGCAAACGTCTTCTGAAAAAACAAATGCGCTTAAGGGTGATGGGGCCCCGGTAGAAACCAAAAAGCCCAACTCAGACTATAAATCGGCATTTCCCGGTCAGACAAGAGTGGCGGGTGTAAAAACAAGCACCGCTTACGAAGGCAAAGTACTGACCAGTGACCTGAAAAGTCCTTGGGGTTTAACCAGCCTTCCCGATGGCCGACTCATCATCACCGAGAAAAAAGGCACGATGCGCATCGCAACGGCAGCAGGGAAATTGAGTGAGCCAATCACGGGCATACCCGCCGTCAATTCCGATGGACAGGGCGGCCTTCTGGGGATTCGGGTCGATCCCGCGTTTGAGCAAAATCGCATGATCTATTGGGTGTTTTCAGAAGCCCTTCCCGAAGGAAATCTGACGGCTGTGGCCAAAGGAAAGCTTTCTGCCGACGAGAAGAAGATTGAAGGTGCTACCGTGATTTACCAGGCTACTCCGGCTTACAAAGGGACACTGCACTACGGCGGACGAATCCTCTTCGACAAAGCTGGAAATCTGGTGATCAGTACCGGAGAGCGTTCTGATAAAGTAACCAGACCCCAAGCGCAGGAACTAAATTCCAGTCTGGGAAAAGTAATTCGGATTACCAAGGAAGGTAAACCCGTAGCTGGAAATCCGTTTGAAGGCAAAGCCAACGCTAAACCAGAACTGTATTCATACGGTCACCGGAATGTGCAGGGACTCGCTTTTCATCCAGTAACGGGCGACCTGTGGGAACATGAATTTGGTCCAAGAGGTGGCGATGAACTCAACCGGATTGAGCCAGGCAAGAACTACGGATGGCCTACCATTACGTATGGTATAGAATACAGCGGCGACAAAGTAGGCACGGCCATTCAGCAAAAAGAAGGCCTTGAGCAACCTGTTTATTATTGGGACCCGGTTGTCTCACCAAGCGGAATGACGTTCTACAGCGGGGATAGAATTCCGGAATGGAAAAACAACCTGTTCATTGGTGGCCTTAGTGGGATGCACATTGTGCGGCTAGTGATCGAAAACAATAAGGTAGTCGGTGAAGAGCGCTTACTGGCCGATCAGTACCAGCGTTTCCGGGATGTTACGCAGGGCAAAGATGGCGCCTTATACGCCATTACAGACCAGGGTAGATTATACCGAATTGACAAAAAATAA
- a CDS encoding LytR/AlgR family response regulator transcription factor, with protein MNVLIVEDEELAARRLTKMLAEIDPQVRVVHTVPSVETAVAYLQTQPELDLIFMDIELADGQSFEIFEQTPVTTLVVFTTSYDEYAIKAFKVNSIDYLLKPIKQPELAASLQKHHQLNRKPEAAPVQVVAIDALVNQLRQQTQLPEYRRRFLVRHLTQWLPIEVSEIAYFQADEGVTLFRTLTGQKYNIDYKLDELEAMLDPALFFRANRQFLTNINSIQQIHSYFNHKLKLTLQPAPSGEVLVSRERATEFKKWMGK; from the coding sequence ATGAATGTCTTAATTGTTGAAGATGAAGAGTTGGCAGCCCGTCGATTAACCAAGATGCTGGCGGAGATCGATCCGCAGGTACGGGTGGTGCATACGGTTCCAAGTGTGGAAACGGCAGTTGCCTACCTGCAAACTCAACCAGAACTGGATTTGATTTTTATGGATATTGAACTGGCTGATGGACAAAGCTTCGAGATCTTTGAACAAACGCCGGTTACTACACTCGTGGTCTTCACAACTTCCTACGACGAATACGCCATCAAAGCCTTCAAGGTCAATAGCATTGATTACCTGCTCAAGCCCATCAAGCAACCCGAACTGGCGGCGAGTTTGCAGAAACACCACCAGCTCAATCGCAAGCCGGAAGCCGCGCCGGTGCAGGTTGTGGCCATTGATGCCCTGGTGAACCAACTGCGTCAGCAGACGCAGCTGCCGGAATACCGCCGTCGCTTTTTAGTTCGGCATCTCACGCAGTGGCTGCCCATTGAAGTGAGCGAAATCGCGTATTTCCAGGCGGACGAAGGCGTAACGTTGTTTCGCACGCTTACGGGGCAAAAATACAACATCGATTATAAGCTTGATGAGCTGGAAGCCATGCTCGACCCCGCCTTGTTCTTTCGGGCCAACCGACAGTTTCTAACCAATATCAATTCCATTCAGCAGATCCATTCTTATTTTAATCACAAGCTCAAATTAACGCTGCAACCGGCTCCGTCAGGCGAAGTATTGGTCAGCCGGGAGCGGGCCACCGAGTTTAAGAAGTGGATGGGGAAATAG
- a CDS encoding sensor histidine kinase: MKQWARFDRYDILVYLINYPAVIIANYIVFGPAYFLDKSLFIPTTLIINAWGLVVFVMLTLWMKYMRFCYGATDQFGQRLLYSMLAYVGAMMVMILLLYWIYDQLGYPYKPETIPWLLMIGMATNVISAGSHESIYTYNQLRESTRREFELKQLHMQQQMDVLKQQVSPHFLFNSLNSLVALIGENPRQAEVFAEELSSVYRYVLWANEQNLTDLNTELAFIRSYAHLLRTRYGTGFQIITAVDQRFGHYQLPSLTLQLLVENAVKHNVVLTSKPLKVEIRTDALANLHVCNNLQKKKQGVVSNGVGLSNIIAKYEMLGQPFPTIRQEGGQFTVALPLIPT, from the coding sequence ATGAAACAGTGGGCGCGGTTCGACCGTTACGACATTCTGGTTTATCTGATCAATTATCCAGCGGTTATTATTGCCAACTACATTGTTTTTGGGCCGGCCTATTTTCTGGATAAATCACTGTTTATACCAACTACACTAATTATTAACGCCTGGGGTCTGGTTGTATTCGTGATGCTGACGCTGTGGATGAAATACATGCGTTTCTGCTATGGCGCTACCGACCAGTTTGGCCAGCGACTCTTGTATTCCATGTTAGCCTATGTGGGTGCAATGATGGTGATGATTTTGCTGCTTTACTGGATCTATGACCAATTAGGTTACCCTTATAAACCCGAAACGATTCCCTGGCTGCTGATGATTGGAATGGCAACGAATGTTATTTCGGCGGGTAGCCATGAGTCCATTTATACGTATAACCAGTTGCGGGAAAGCACCCGGCGTGAATTTGAACTCAAGCAGTTGCACATGCAGCAGCAAATGGATGTCTTGAAGCAGCAGGTTAGTCCGCATTTTCTCTTTAACAGTCTGAATAGCCTGGTTGCTCTCATTGGTGAGAATCCCCGCCAGGCTGAGGTATTTGCGGAGGAGCTAAGTTCGGTTTACCGCTACGTACTCTGGGCTAATGAGCAAAATCTAACCGATTTGAACACGGAATTGGCGTTTATTCGCTCTTATGCACATCTGCTACGTACGCGATACGGTACGGGCTTTCAGATTATCACAGCGGTAGACCAGCGCTTTGGCCATTACCAATTACCGTCCCTGACCTTGCAATTGCTAGTGGAAAATGCAGTTAAGCACAACGTGGTGTTAACCAGTAAACCCCTGAAGGTCGAAATACGTACTGATGCGCTGGCGAACCTGCACGTGTGCAATAATTTACAGAAGAAAAAGCAAGGGGTTGTCTCAAACGGGGTGGGCTTAAGTAATATCATCGCCAAATATGAAATGCTGGGACAGCCGTTTCCTACCATACGTCAGGAAGGCGGCCAGTTCACGGTTGCTTTGCCTTTGATTCCAACCTAA
- a CDS encoding cupin domain-containing protein produces the protein MKTTNAMNTKSTVARTITNPVLRDSVTFIETSQESNGAHTLVDVTLAAKGGNSLHYHEEFSEEFTCLEGELSIQVGKEIIRLKPGESALAPARSKHRFFNQTAEPCRFQCRIEPGCPGFEQTLQISYGLARDGQASAQGTPQNLYALGYTVMISGTYLIGWMATLQPLLNWLGRQAIKKGIAAELQRRYRTVW, from the coding sequence ATGAAAACAACAAATGCAATGAACACGAAATCAACCGTAGCCCGTACCATTACCAATCCTGTCTTGAGAGATTCAGTTACATTCATCGAAACCAGCCAGGAATCCAACGGAGCCCATACGCTGGTTGATGTAACACTAGCGGCAAAGGGGGGGAATTCACTTCATTACCACGAAGAGTTTTCGGAAGAGTTTACTTGCCTGGAAGGTGAGCTAAGCATTCAGGTAGGTAAGGAGATTATCCGCCTGAAGCCGGGAGAGTCGGCCCTGGCCCCCGCCCGGAGCAAGCACCGCTTTTTCAATCAGACTGCTGAACCATGCCGTTTCCAGTGCCGGATTGAACCGGGCTGTCCCGGCTTCGAACAGACGCTCCAGATTTCTTACGGATTAGCCCGGGATGGCCAGGCGTCGGCGCAGGGGACACCCCAAAATCTGTATGCCCTAGGATACACCGTGATGATCAGTGGCACCTACCTAATAGGCTGGATGGCTACGCTCCAACCGTTACTAAATTGGCTGGGTCGGCAGGCCATCAAAAAAGGAATCGCTGCCGAACTACAACGCCGCTACCGGACCGTTTGGTGA